One genomic segment of Hemiscyllium ocellatum isolate sHemOce1 chromosome 49, sHemOce1.pat.X.cur, whole genome shotgun sequence includes these proteins:
- the LOC132837166 gene encoding late histone H2A.L3-like has protein sequence MSGRGKGSGKGRAKAKSRSSRAGLQFPVGRVHRLLRKGNYAERVGAGAPVYLAAVLEYLTAEILELAGNAARDNKKTRIIPRHLQLAVRNDEELNKLLGGVTIAQGGVLPNIQAVLLPKKTAAGGATKK, from the coding sequence ATGTCTGGAAGaggaaagggcagtgggaaaggtCGCGCCAAGGCGAAGTCTCGGTCGTCCCGGGCTGGCCTGCAGTTCCCGGTGGGCCGTGTTCACAGGCTCCTGAGAAAGGGTAACTATGCTGAGCGTGTGGGTGCTGGAGCGCCGGTCTATCTGGCTGCGGTGCTGGAGTATCTGACGGCTGAAATCCTGGAGCTGGCCGGCAACGCGGCCCGGGACAACAAGAAGACCCGCATCATCCCCAGGCACCTGCAGCTGGCCGTGCGCAACGACGAGGAGCTCAACAAGCTGCTGGGAGGGGTGACCATCGCTCAGGGCGGGGTGCTGCCTAATATCCAGGCCGTGCTGCTGCCCAAGAAAACCGCCGCTGGGGGCGCCACTAAAAAGTGA
- the LOC132837200 gene encoding late histone H2B.L4-like, whose translation MAEDKKGQVAKKGAKKAVKRAPPKGGRRRKRSRKESYAIYIYKVMKQVHPDTGISSKAMSIMNSFVNDIFERIAGEASRLAHYNKRSTISSREIQTAVRLLLPGELAKHAVSEGTKAVTKYTSSK comes from the coding sequence ATGGCTGAGGATAAGAAGGGTCAAGTTGCCAAGAAGGGCGCCAAGAAAGCGGTGAAGAGGGCGCCACCGAAGGGCGGCAGGAGGAGGAAGCGGTCCAGGAAAGAAAGTTACGCCATCTACATTTACAAAGTGATGAAGCAGGTTCACcccgacaccggcatctcctccAAGGCCATGAGCATCATGAACTCGTTCGTTAACGATATTTTCGAGCGTATCGCGGGGGAGGCTTCCCGCCTGGCCCATTACAACAAGCGCAGTACCATCAGCTCCCGGGAGATCCAGACCGCCGTGCGGCTGCTGCTGCCCGGGGAGCTGGCCAAGCACGCCGTGTCGGAGGGCACAAAGGCGGTGACCAAGTACACCAGCTCCAAGTGA